One Mycobacterium sp. SMC-4 DNA window includes the following coding sequences:
- a CDS encoding toprim domain-containing protein produces MSYNAADITELDDVQHTRLRPAVNLGLDVLNTALRELIDNAIEEVAVPDHGGSTVTITLHDDGSVSVADDGRGLPVDSDPVNGKNGIVKTLGTARAGGKFSAHTDASATGAGLNGIGAAAAVFISARTDVTVHRAGKTYRQSFGSGYPGTFEGEEFDPDAPFTRADTQKLRGVGNGKPDAHGTTVRILFDPAVVPDSTVDINEVLLRAHAAARMSPGVHLVVSDEGWPGEQIRPELVEPFRGPWGTDTLLDLMCTAAGTPVPGVRAVVEGRGEYTTGRGPTPFRWSLTAGPAEPATVAAFCNTVRTPGGGSHLTAAVKGLSEALADRASRIRDLGLAKGEDGPEPQDFAAVTALAVDTRAPDVAWDSQAKTAVSSRSLNVAMAPDVARSVNIWAANPANADAVSLWTKLALEAARARRSAEGAKARSRAASKAKGLGTNLSLPPKLLPSRESGRGSGAELFLCEGDSALGTIKAARDATFQAAFPLKGKPPNVYGFAVSKARVKDEFDAIERILGCGVRENCDPELCRYDRILFASDADPDGGNINSSLISMFLDFYRPLVAAGMVYVTLPPLFVVKDGQQRVYCQDESERDAAVAQMKANSKRKVEVQRNKGLGEMDADDFWNTVLDPQRRTVIRVNLDHGDSPLHHTLFGGPPEGRRSWMAEVAARVDTASLDLT; encoded by the coding sequence GTGCTGAACACCGCGCTGCGCGAGCTGATCGACAATGCGATCGAAGAAGTCGCCGTTCCCGACCACGGCGGTTCCACAGTCACCATCACCCTGCATGACGACGGATCGGTCAGCGTCGCCGACGACGGTCGTGGCCTGCCCGTCGACTCCGACCCGGTGAACGGCAAGAACGGCATCGTCAAGACGCTGGGCACCGCGCGAGCGGGCGGGAAGTTCTCCGCCCACACCGACGCGTCCGCTACCGGCGCCGGCCTGAACGGCATCGGCGCCGCAGCCGCGGTGTTCATCTCCGCGCGAACCGACGTGACCGTGCACCGGGCCGGCAAGACCTACCGGCAGAGTTTCGGCAGCGGCTATCCCGGCACATTCGAGGGCGAGGAGTTCGACCCGGACGCGCCGTTCACCCGCGCGGACACTCAGAAGCTGCGCGGGGTGGGCAACGGGAAACCGGATGCGCATGGCACCACCGTCCGGATCCTGTTCGACCCGGCGGTGGTTCCGGATTCCACGGTCGACATCAACGAGGTGCTGTTGCGGGCGCACGCCGCGGCGCGGATGTCACCGGGCGTGCACCTGGTGGTCTCCGACGAGGGCTGGCCGGGTGAGCAGATCCGGCCCGAACTGGTCGAACCGTTCCGCGGGCCGTGGGGCACCGACACCCTGCTGGACCTGATGTGCACCGCCGCGGGCACTCCGGTACCCGGGGTGCGCGCCGTGGTGGAGGGCCGTGGCGAGTACACCACAGGCCGTGGTCCGACCCCGTTCCGCTGGTCGCTGACCGCCGGACCCGCCGAACCCGCCACCGTTGCCGCGTTCTGCAACACGGTGCGGACCCCCGGCGGCGGCTCCCATCTGACCGCTGCAGTGAAGGGGTTGTCCGAAGCCCTGGCCGACCGCGCATCACGCATTCGTGACCTGGGCCTGGCCAAAGGTGAAGACGGACCGGAGCCGCAGGATTTCGCAGCGGTGACCGCGCTGGCCGTCGATACCCGAGCACCCGATGTGGCGTGGGATTCCCAAGCCAAGACCGCCGTGTCGTCGCGCTCCCTGAACGTGGCGATGGCCCCGGACGTGGCCCGCAGCGTCAACATCTGGGCAGCCAATCCCGCCAATGCCGACGCGGTGTCGCTGTGGACCAAACTCGCGCTCGAAGCCGCACGCGCCCGGCGCAGTGCCGAAGGCGCGAAGGCCCGGTCCCGGGCGGCCTCCAAGGCCAAGGGCCTGGGCACCAACCTGTCACTGCCGCCGAAGCTGCTGCCCAGCCGGGAGTCCGGCCGCGGGTCGGGCGCGGAATTGTTTCTCTGCGAGGGCGATTCGGCACTGGGCACCATCAAGGCAGCCCGCGACGCCACCTTCCAGGCGGCCTTCCCGTTGAAAGGCAAGCCCCCCAACGTCTATGGCTTCGCCGTGAGCAAGGCCCGGGTCAAGGACGAGTTCGACGCCATCGAACGCATCCTGGGCTGCGGGGTCCGCGAGAACTGCGACCCCGAGCTGTGTCGCTATGACCGGATCCTGTTCGCTTCCGACGCCGACCCCGACGGCGGCAACATCAACTCCAGCCTGATCTCGATGTTCCTGGACTTCTACCGCCCCCTGGTCGCGGCCGGAATGGTGTATGTGACGCTGCCGCCGCTGTTCGTGGTCAAAGACGGACAGCAGCGGGTCTACTGTCAGGACGAGTCCGAGCGCGATGCCGCGGTGGCGCAGATGAAAGCCAACTCCAAACGCAAGGTCGAGGTGCAGCGCAACAAGGGCCTCGGCGAGATGGATGCCGACGACTTCTGGAACACCGTCCTGGACCCGCAGCGGCGCACCGTGATCCGGGTCAACCTCGATCACGGCGATTCGCCGCTGCATCACACGCTGTTCGGTGGGCCACCGGAGGGCCGGCGTAGCTGGATGGCCGAAGTCGCCGCCCGCGTCGACACCGCATCGCTGGACCTGACCTAG